Proteins encoded within one genomic window of Solenopsis invicta isolate M01_SB chromosome 10, UNIL_Sinv_3.0, whole genome shotgun sequence:
- the LOC105203515 gene encoding uncharacterized protein LOC105203515 — protein sequence MCKLGNKKSDHDCRKNFTGTAKAMEPDMAVELIVHNTLLKEKNVKIKTLISENDSSTPAAVRRSASYEIEKLSDYNHTVKSFTSALYGMKLSRNLIEYFSHCFSHAIKQNKGNSEAVKQTLLSIISHAFGEHTTCGDWCKTDAEGKYVHKHLPNEKPLEDPQLRLSLIKIISRYVNNVDKIAPCGSTQANESMNNIIAQKCIKSRYYASSESLNFRVAAAVCQKNLGHKYMENVFDKLQLTSTQETIKFRHQKDMKREKRALRSKQVAYKKKG from the coding sequence ATGTGTAAATTAGGTAACAAGAAAAGCGATCACGACtgcagaaaaaattttacaggaACAGCGAAAGCTATGGAACCTGATATGGCTGTTGAATTGATAGTTCATAATACTTTGCTCaaagagaaaaatgttaaaataaaaacgttaatttcTGAAAATGATTCCAGTACTCCAGCTGCTGTGCGTAGATCGGCTTCGtatgaaatagaaaaattgtCGGATTATAATCATACTGTAAAATCATTTACTAGCGCTTTATATGGGATGAAACTTTCACGAAACTTAATAGAATacttttctcattgtttttcacatgctataaaacaaaacaaagggaATAGTGAAGCAGTAAAGCAAACTCTTCTGAGTATAATATCTCATGCTTTTGGTGAGCACACAACTTGCGGAGATTGGTGTAAAACAGATGCAGAAGGAAAATATGTTCACAAACATTTGCCTAATGAAAAGCCGCTAGAGGATCCTCAACTACGTCTTTCATTGATCAAAATTATTTCCCGATATGTTAATAATGTCGATAAGATAGCCCCGTGTGGATCAACTCAAGCAAATGAGTCTATGAATAATATCATAGCACAGAAGTGTATCAAATCCAGATATTATGCAAGTTCTGaatctttaaattttagagTTGCAGCTGCAGTATGCCAAAAGAATCTTGGTCATAAATATATGGAAAATGTTTTTGACAAGCTTCAGTTGACATCCACTCAGGAAACTATCAAATTTCGACATCAAAAAGATATGAAACGGGAGAAAAGAGCTCTACGTTCTAAACAAGTagcttataaaaagaaaggctag